In the Diachasmimorpha longicaudata isolate KC_UGA_2023 chromosome 1, iyDiaLong2, whole genome shotgun sequence genome, one interval contains:
- the Not10 gene encoding CCR4-NOT transcription complex subunit 10, with protein sequence MTETTESSGKEAGAVVITEQERDLAQNALVEFQKRSYTSCLTYLNKLEALRPKDLKVMHNKVIVEYYKNDLKKTELARKSLNAICGAPTAVDSSPDSADDVEKCVMRFNQAVLLYHTGQDETALHILTRLFALVEPMDENLAWNVCLLLIELHIVTKRLNAALALINYVESQFICSTDSSKLTSSPSVQDGPPKGIGIKELKEKKKDSVDSTNDLFRLKLLKYKARVYLLLHQPKLCSMEWKLLVSLGTPVSISTIFLKAHLEYMRGNFKKSLKLLNSASDNLEYRICGESAAVLYYNNVACINYANGKPNLAAFYFQKALEENRKAVESVRVKETDPLSSQPLYTLGGDRHYELMFSLGVSLLQAGQATKAFDCFTEAAQRLHNSPSLWLKLAECCIYCHKPSNEVDFDIPKRREDMVQKVVGTGIHRKIILAAALSKETQYHVENLSYAIPQPTLEFGMLCLKNALFTLPEEDQSTRTFNIPVPANPSVSSAVTAGLQSSIASLASPGHILGNPPPAAPTVPVTSEITAVESSNLKIAILGASAYVSLCLGDYIAALEHSKSLLAIEKLPGAYRMLGNLYAAECLILMDRINEAINHLKLENFEDLNTSISVPDALDRDKTQERLINTKKWFPTSLVTAKAILRYNLAVAYATRGELDKSSETLKQVWVSKGPDCDIPIHVIMLALYIELQKGNVDIARSIVKLHCPQYWS encoded by the exons ATGACTGAAACCACAGAATCTTCGGGCAAAGAAGCCGGAGCGGTAGTTATAACTGAACAAGAACGTGATTTAGCCCAAAATGCTCTCGTGGAGTTTCAAAAACGCTCTTATACTTCCTGCCTGACGTACCTGAACAAGTTAGAAGCCCTCAGGCCTAAAGATCTGAAAGTGATGCATAACAAAGTGATCGTAGAGTACTACaaaaatgatttgaaaaaaacggaatTAGCCAGGAAGAGTCTGAATGCCATTTGTGGAGCACCGACTGCTGTGGACTCATCTCCAGATAGTGCAGACGATGTAGAAAAATGTGTGATGAGATTTAATCAGGCTGTGCTTCTTTATCATACAGGACAGGATGAAACAGCTCTTCATATTTTGACACGATTATTTGCACTTGTTGAACCCATGG ACGAAAATTTGGCCTGGAACGTCTGTCTACTTCTCATTGAGCTCCACATCGTGACGAAGCGTTTGAATGCTGCTCTTGCCCTCATTAATTACGTCGAGAGTCAATTCATCTGTTCTACGGACTCGTCAAAATTAACTTCTTCCCCGTCAGTCCAAGACGGCCCACCAAAAGGCATTGGCATCAAAGAACTGAAGGAGAAGAAGAAGGATAGCGTCGATTCAACGAACGATCTGTTCAGGCTGAAGCTACTAAAGTACAAGGCGAGGGTATACCTTTTGCTTCACCAACCAAAATTATGCAGCATGGAGTGGAAGCTGCTCGTTTCTTTAGGGACACCAGTG agtATCTCAACAATATTTCTCAAAGCGCATTTGGAGTATATGAGGGGGAATTTCAAGAAGTCATTGAAGCTTCTCAATTCCGCATCAGATAATTTAGAATATAG AATTTGCGGAGAATCAGCAGCTGTTTTATATTACAACAACGTTGCTTGTATAAACTACGCAAATGGGAAACCCAATCTCGCGGcattttatttccaaaaagCTTTGGAAGAAAATAGAAAAGCTGTAGAAAGTGTTCGAGTAAAAGAGACAGATCCCCTGTCGTCTCAACCTCTCTATACTTTAGGAGGTGATCGACATTATGAACTGATGTTCAGTCTGGGTGTATCACTACTTCAAGCGGGACAGGCAACAAAAGCCTTCGACTGTTTCACTGAAGCTGCGCAGAGGCTGCACAATAGTCCATCCCTGTGGTTGAAATTAGCAGAGTGTTGCATATACTGCCATAAGCCCTCAAATGAAGTGGACTTTGACATTCCCAAAAGACGTGAGGATATGGTACAAAAAGTCGTTGGAACTGGAAtccatagaaaaattattctagcaGCGGCCTTGAGTAAAGAGACCCAATATCATGTGGAGAATTTGTCGTATGCGATTCCACAACCGACACTAGAATTCGGAATGTTGTGTCTGAAGAATGCACTCTTTACTCTACCAGAGGAAGACCAATCGACAAGAACTTTCAATATACCGGTACCGGCTAATCCATCTGTCAGTTCAGCTGTCACAGCTGGTCTCCAATCATCGATCGCGTCTCTAGCATCGCCCGGTCATATTTTAG gCAATCCTCCTCCAGCAGCCCCTACGGTACCAGTAACATCGGAAATAACGGCAGTTGAATCTTCAAACCTAAAAATCGCGATCCTCGGAGCTTCCGCTTATGTGTCGTTATGTCTAGGGGACTACATCGCGGCATTAGAGCACTCAAAATCTCTGCTAGCTATTGAAAAACTTCCAGGGGCGTACAGGATGCTAGGCAATCTCTACGCCGCTGAGTGTCTCATTCTGATGGATAGAATTAACGAAGCCATTAACCATctcaaattagaaaattttgagGATCTAAACACATCGATATCGGTTCCAGACGCACTCGATAGAGATAAGACTCAAGAGAGGCTTATTAAtacaaaaa AATGGTTCCCTACCAGCCTCGTGACAGCAAAAGCGATTCTGCGTTATAATTTAGCAGTGGCTTATGCAACCAGAGGCGAACTAGATAAATCCAGTGAAACGCTTAAACAAGTTTGGGTATCAAAAGGGCCAGACTGCGATATACCAATACACGTGATCATGCTGGCACTGTATATTGAATTGCAGAAAG GTAATGTGGACATCGCAAGATCAATAGTAAAGCTGCATTGCCCTCAATACTGGAGTTGA